The following coding sequences are from one Arthrobacter sp. 24S4-2 window:
- a CDS encoding aminopeptidase P family protein: MNDAENTHNGETTANQPLEERVNNRSQRPSSDAFKAFMASNWAPSAQELPDRDAVADHAALRRRTISGLFKGERLVVPAGPLKVRSNDCDYRFRPHSGFAHLTGLGLDHEPDAVLILEPVEEGKGDDGGNHRATLYFRPLAGRDTEQFYADSRSGEFWIGARPTLAEFERRLGLATAHIDQLELAITKNVGAPEIGGISIRLVRKVDENIDALVDTARYNTAKDPDNLDLGVLDALDEKLTEALSELRLLKDAWEIEQMRTAVAATVEGFTEVVRALPRALTHQRGERVVEGAFFARAREEGNELGYDTIAASGNNATVLHWTRNTGKVNAGELLLLDAGVEADSLYTADVTRTLPSNGTFTDIQRKVYEAVLDAADAGFAAAQPGTKFRDIHTAATTVLAERLAEWGLLPVSVEEAISPEGQQHRRWMPHGTSHHLGLDVHDCAQAKRELYLDGILTPGMVFTIEPGLYFKNEDLAIPAEYRGIGVRIEDDIVMTADGPVNLSAALPRKADDVESWMAGIYQEIDHQQP, translated from the coding sequence GTGAACGATGCAGAAAACACCCACAACGGTGAAACGACAGCAAACCAGCCCCTCGAAGAGCGCGTCAACAACCGCTCGCAGCGGCCCAGTTCCGACGCCTTCAAGGCCTTTATGGCCAGTAACTGGGCGCCCTCGGCACAGGAGCTCCCCGATCGGGACGCCGTGGCCGACCACGCCGCACTCCGCCGCCGCACCATTTCGGGCCTGTTCAAAGGCGAACGCCTGGTGGTCCCTGCCGGGCCGCTGAAGGTCCGCTCCAATGACTGCGACTACCGCTTCCGCCCGCACTCCGGATTCGCGCACCTGACCGGACTCGGCCTGGACCATGAGCCCGACGCCGTGCTCATCCTGGAACCCGTTGAAGAAGGCAAGGGCGACGACGGCGGGAACCACCGGGCCACGCTCTACTTCCGCCCCCTGGCCGGCCGGGACACCGAACAGTTCTACGCCGACTCCCGCTCCGGCGAATTCTGGATCGGTGCACGCCCCACACTCGCGGAATTCGAGCGGCGGCTGGGCCTCGCCACGGCCCACATCGATCAGCTTGAACTGGCCATCACCAAGAATGTGGGCGCCCCCGAAATCGGCGGCATCTCCATCCGGCTGGTGCGCAAAGTGGACGAGAACATCGACGCCCTCGTGGATACGGCCCGCTACAACACGGCCAAGGACCCGGACAACCTGGACCTGGGCGTGCTGGATGCCCTCGACGAGAAGCTCACCGAAGCCCTGTCCGAACTCCGCCTGCTCAAGGACGCGTGGGAGATCGAGCAGATGCGGACCGCCGTGGCCGCCACCGTGGAAGGGTTCACCGAAGTGGTCAGGGCCCTCCCCCGCGCCCTGACGCACCAGCGCGGCGAGCGCGTGGTCGAAGGCGCCTTCTTCGCCCGCGCCCGGGAAGAAGGAAACGAACTGGGCTACGACACCATCGCGGCGTCCGGAAACAACGCCACCGTGCTGCACTGGACCCGGAACACCGGCAAGGTCAATGCAGGAGAACTGCTGCTGCTGGACGCCGGGGTCGAAGCCGATTCCCTCTACACCGCGGACGTCACCCGTACCCTGCCGTCCAACGGTACCTTCACCGACATCCAGCGGAAGGTGTACGAGGCAGTGCTGGACGCAGCCGACGCCGGCTTTGCCGCGGCGCAGCCCGGCACCAAATTCCGGGACATCCACACCGCCGCCACCACCGTCCTGGCGGAGCGGCTGGCCGAATGGGGTCTGCTGCCGGTGTCCGTCGAGGAAGCCATCAGCCCAGAGGGCCAGCAGCACCGCCGGTGGATGCCGCACGGCACCAGCCACCACCTCGGCCTGGACGTGCACGACTGCGCGCAGGCCAAGCGCGAGCTCTACCTGGACGGCATCCTCACCCCGGGCATGGTGTTCACGATCGAGCCCGGCCTGTACTTCAAGAACGAGGACCTCGCCATTCCGGCGGAGTACCGCGGCATCGGAGTCCGGATCGAAGACGACATCGTCATGACCGCCGACGGTCCCGTAAACCTCAGCGCGGCGCTGCCGCGCAAGGCCGACGACGTCGAGTCCTGGATGGCTGGTATCTACCAGGAAATCGACCACCAGCAGCCGTAA
- a CDS encoding general stress protein yields the protein MSNIFGAPKAGVPNGPDEFRTVPVGDTVGSYTSYLDAQKAVDYLADQQFPVQLVSIVGNDLKMVERVTGRLSYPRVALSGALSGMWFGLFVGVMLSFFSPTGGYFSIVTSVLMGAAFFMLFGIVTYAMQRGKRDFTSTSQVVATNYDVVVAFEAAHEARRLLQQLPMSTSDASAGAAPYGQRDYQNQQPGHQHGPQQGTGPQRPAGWNDPYGQRAPETGSEPSAGGPSAAPAPGQGAQPVSPEHGQHRAAPTPAVRYPDLPDGRPQYGVRVSDAPVQEEGPKQGPAEGNTQQ from the coding sequence ATGTCAAACATTTTTGGTGCTCCCAAGGCTGGTGTCCCGAACGGGCCAGACGAATTCCGTACGGTTCCCGTAGGCGACACCGTCGGTTCGTATACCTCCTACCTGGATGCCCAAAAGGCGGTGGACTACCTCGCCGACCAGCAGTTCCCCGTGCAGCTCGTGTCTATTGTGGGCAACGACCTGAAGATGGTGGAGCGGGTTACCGGCCGGCTGAGCTACCCCAGGGTCGCGTTGTCAGGCGCACTGAGCGGCATGTGGTTTGGCCTGTTCGTCGGCGTCATGCTGTCCTTCTTCTCGCCCACCGGCGGCTACTTCTCGATCGTGACCTCGGTGCTCATGGGTGCGGCGTTCTTTATGCTCTTTGGCATCGTCACCTACGCCATGCAGCGCGGGAAGCGCGACTTCACGTCGACCAGCCAGGTGGTGGCCACCAATTACGACGTTGTGGTGGCGTTTGAAGCCGCCCACGAAGCCCGGCGCCTGCTTCAGCAGCTGCCTATGTCCACCTCTGATGCGTCCGCAGGTGCCGCGCCGTACGGCCAGCGGGACTACCAGAACCAGCAGCCCGGGCACCAGCACGGTCCGCAGCAGGGAACCGGACCGCAGCGTCCCGCGGGCTGGAACGACCCCTATGGCCAGCGGGCTCCCGAAACCGGCAGCGAGCCGTCCGCGGGCGGGCCGTCAGCCGCTCCGGCGCCTGGCCAGGGAGCGCAGCCAGTATCGCCTGAGCACGGACAGCACCGGGCCGCGCCCACACCCGCAGTGCGCTATCCGGACCTGCCGGACGGCCGGCCGCAGTACGGCGTCCGCGTAAGCGATGCCCCCGTACAGGAGGAAGGCCCCAAGCAGGGGCCCGCCGAGGGCAACACACAGCAGTAG
- a CDS encoding CBS domain-containing protein: MSTNLSRVFVARLLGLDVFDPLGDRLGRLRDVVVLSRGTRGAPHVVGIVVEVPGKKRVFVPMTRITSIDQTQVICTGLVNLRRFEQRGAETLVVAEMFDRRVTLADGSGDATIEDIAMDRHRSGDWFVSKLFVRRGHSLSPLSRLRRNETMIIDWADAQQGARTEPQAATQFVATHEDLKPADFAEALQEMSDKRRFEVASELQDERLADVLQEMREGDQVEILSALDVNRAADVLEEMDPDDAADLLAELPSAQAEELLQLMEPEGAEDVRRLLEYDEDTAGGLMTPVPVILPPEATVAEALAHVRREELSPALASSIFIARPPLETPTGRFLGVVHIQQLLRYPPPEPLGNLVDKTLEPVSDQAHISEVARTLATYNLNSLPVVNADGRLVGAVTVDDVLDHLLPDDWRAHEDDVPIRKLGGRIG; the protein is encoded by the coding sequence GTGAGCACAAATCTTTCGCGGGTGTTTGTTGCGCGCCTTCTCGGACTGGATGTCTTCGACCCACTGGGCGACCGGCTGGGTAGGCTGCGCGATGTCGTCGTTCTCTCGCGCGGCACCCGGGGCGCCCCGCACGTCGTGGGCATAGTGGTCGAAGTACCCGGCAAGAAACGGGTCTTCGTCCCAATGACGCGCATCACCTCGATCGACCAGACCCAGGTCATCTGCACCGGCCTGGTCAACCTCCGCCGTTTCGAGCAGCGCGGCGCGGAGACCCTCGTGGTGGCCGAAATGTTCGACCGCCGCGTGACCCTCGCGGACGGCAGCGGCGACGCCACTATCGAGGACATCGCGATGGACCGGCACCGTTCCGGCGACTGGTTCGTCAGCAAGCTGTTCGTCCGCCGCGGCCACTCCCTCTCACCGCTGAGCAGGCTCCGCCGCAACGAGACCATGATCATCGACTGGGCCGATGCCCAGCAGGGCGCCCGCACCGAACCGCAGGCCGCCACCCAGTTCGTCGCCACGCACGAGGACCTGAAGCCCGCCGACTTCGCCGAGGCGCTGCAGGAAATGAGCGACAAGCGCCGTTTCGAAGTGGCCAGCGAACTGCAGGACGAACGGCTCGCGGACGTCCTGCAGGAGATGCGCGAAGGCGACCAGGTGGAAATCCTGTCCGCCCTCGACGTCAACCGTGCCGCCGACGTGCTGGAGGAGATGGACCCGGACGACGCCGCCGACCTCCTCGCGGAACTGCCGTCGGCGCAGGCCGAAGAACTGCTCCAGCTCATGGAGCCGGAAGGAGCGGAGGACGTCAGGCGCCTCCTGGAATATGACGAGGACACTGCCGGCGGCCTCATGACCCCCGTCCCGGTGATCCTCCCGCCCGAGGCGACCGTGGCCGAAGCGCTGGCCCACGTCCGGCGGGAAGAACTCTCACCGGCCCTGGCGTCATCGATCTTCATTGCCCGTCCCCCGCTGGAGACGCCCACCGGGCGCTTCCTGGGCGTGGTCCACATCCAGCAACTGCTCCGCTACCCGCCGCCGGAGCCGCTCGGCAACCTGGTGGACAAGACCCTCGAACCCGTCTCGGACCAGGCGCACATCAGCGAGGTGGCCCGGACGCTGGCCACCTACAACTTGAACTCACTTCCCGTGGTCAACGCCGACGGACGCCTTGTGGGGGCGGTGACTGTTGACGACGTGCTGGATCACCTGTTGCCCGATGACTGGCGTGCCCACGAGGACGACGTCCCGATAAGGAAGCTTGGAGGCCGCATTGGCTGA
- a CDS encoding DUF1003 domain-containing protein: protein MEAALADNTASRNYSTRPGSKDAGKGSLDTPLSGRQRILPKFSPNPDAFGHATEGFARFMGTPQFLVYMTIFCLFWLIWNTWAPEDWQFDSKALGYTLLTLMLSLQASYAAPLLLLAQNRQDDRDRVSLQQDRQRAERNLSDTEYLTRELASLRIALREVATRDYVRAELRSLLEDMLEAQEELRTHDPSGAGSHESPKDKVKEKLKERRDKQRNPRTQQIPKVKPEKPGSPAHLNTPES, encoded by the coding sequence TTGGAGGCCGCATTGGCTGATAACACCGCCTCACGAAACTACAGCACCCGGCCGGGCAGCAAGGACGCGGGCAAAGGCAGCCTCGATACGCCCCTGAGCGGGCGGCAGCGCATTCTTCCCAAGTTTTCGCCCAATCCCGATGCGTTCGGTCATGCCACGGAAGGCTTTGCCCGTTTTATGGGCACTCCGCAGTTCCTCGTCTACATGACGATCTTCTGTCTTTTCTGGCTGATCTGGAACACCTGGGCGCCGGAGGACTGGCAGTTCGACTCCAAGGCCCTTGGCTACACGCTGCTGACCCTGATGCTGTCCCTCCAGGCCTCCTATGCCGCCCCGCTGCTGCTGCTCGCCCAGAACCGCCAGGACGACCGCGACCGGGTGTCCCTCCAGCAGGACCGGCAGCGCGCCGAACGCAACCTCTCCGACACCGAGTACCTCACCAGGGAGCTGGCCTCCTTGCGCATCGCGCTCCGCGAGGTCGCCACGCGCGACTACGTCCGCGCCGAGCTCCGCAGCCTCCTCGAGGACATGCTGGAGGCGCAGGAGGAACTCCGCACCCATGATCCGTCCGGCGCCGGAAGCCACGAATCGCCCAAGGACAAAGTCAAAGAGAAGCTGAAGGAACGCCGCGATAAGCAGCGCAACCCGCGCACCCAGCAGATCCCGAAGGTCAAACCGGAAAAGCCCGGTTCCCCTGCGCACCTCAACACCCCTGAAAGCTGA
- a CDS encoding Sec-independent protein translocase TatB: MFGINGPEFLLLLIIGVLVIGPSRLPEYTQKLANLVKEVRRMASGAREQIKDEVGIDIDEVDWKKYDPRQYDPRRIIKEALLDDDTKPVSAGAPAAVAAVASASAAAHAEERPARVVERLAEGEQAPFDSEAT, encoded by the coding sequence GTGTTTGGAATCAACGGCCCGGAGTTTCTTCTTCTGCTGATCATCGGCGTTCTGGTGATTGGCCCCAGCCGGCTGCCCGAATACACCCAGAAGCTGGCAAACCTGGTGAAGGAAGTCCGCCGGATGGCTTCAGGCGCCCGGGAACAGATCAAGGACGAAGTCGGCATCGATATCGACGAGGTCGACTGGAAGAAGTACGATCCCCGCCAGTACGATCCGCGCCGGATCATCAAGGAAGCGCTGCTCGACGACGACACCAAGCCGGTCAGCGCAGGAGCTCCTGCAGCGGTGGCCGCGGTGGCGTCGGCGTCCGCGGCAGCCCATGCCGAGGAGCGCCCCGCCCGAGTTGTTGAGCGTTTGGCCGAAGGCGAGCAGGCCCCCTTCGACTCCGAAGCAACCTAG
- a CDS encoding anti-sigma factor — protein MGQLRNLLRGLGGNCTRGLLSRKRRGRSVSHIDSCPECASLQWRERQYLERLQRAAIPAASDDLTARLLARTRQLAMAAPAAPDRSSATVSPALRGLGFAAGGALAAAGVVTVAAYMLAGDPMPVADGAAGASFRQQAATFGQQASAVGTAGLVGPADLQELRAQGWSCPELRDMGFHVLWARREAVSGQGVLELRLSDGQHFATVLEQHPEPGQAGGTPSAVTASAPTNILTGRPAPEDGFVQASLGDVPPGGVLWINASAPWKAIYQASGVTFTYISDLPADTADDGVAELVRSGSVTAAEGTPASPGGAGTASIAASAAEALPARLQRGLGRIAELFTP, from the coding sequence ATGGGTCAGCTGAGAAACCTGCTGCGTGGCCTCGGAGGCAACTGCACCCGCGGACTCCTGTCGCGGAAAAGGCGCGGCCGCAGCGTCAGCCACATAGACTCCTGCCCCGAATGCGCCTCGCTCCAGTGGCGCGAACGCCAATACCTCGAACGGCTCCAGCGTGCCGCCATTCCGGCAGCCAGCGACGACCTGACGGCCAGGCTCCTGGCCAGGACCCGGCAGTTGGCAATGGCCGCTCCAGCGGCGCCCGACCGGAGCTCCGCCACGGTGTCCCCGGCGCTTAGGGGGCTTGGCTTCGCAGCGGGCGGGGCCCTGGCTGCGGCCGGCGTGGTGACGGTTGCCGCGTACATGCTGGCCGGTGATCCCATGCCCGTGGCGGACGGCGCCGCCGGAGCGTCCTTCCGGCAGCAGGCCGCCACATTCGGCCAGCAGGCTTCCGCCGTTGGTACCGCCGGCCTTGTGGGGCCCGCAGACCTCCAGGAACTCCGTGCCCAGGGGTGGTCCTGCCCGGAGCTGCGGGATATGGGTTTCCACGTTCTCTGGGCACGGCGCGAGGCGGTGTCGGGCCAGGGCGTCCTGGAATTGAGGCTGTCCGACGGGCAGCATTTTGCCACCGTCCTGGAGCAGCACCCGGAACCGGGCCAGGCCGGCGGCACACCGTCGGCGGTCACGGCCTCCGCTCCCACGAATATCCTGACGGGGCGTCCGGCCCCGGAAGACGGCTTTGTGCAGGCCTCGCTCGGTGACGTCCCGCCCGGCGGTGTGCTGTGGATCAACGCCTCGGCTCCGTGGAAGGCCATTTACCAGGCCTCCGGCGTCACATTCACCTACATTTCGGATTTGCCCGCAGACACGGCCGACGACGGCGTTGCCGAGCTGGTGCGCTCCGGCTCAGTCACCGCCGCGGAAGGGACGCCGGCAAGCCCGGGAGGTGCGGGCACGGCCAGTATCGCTGCATCCGCGGCCGAAGCCCTGCCTGCCAGGCTGCAGCGGGGACTGGGGCGTATCGCGGAGCTTTTCACGCCATGA
- the sigE gene encoding RNA polymerase sigma factor SigE — protein MSASVVAPVPAIEDPGTQPEAEWVRPTWEEVVTNHSAKVYRLAYRLTGNKYDAEDLTQEVFVRVFRSLENFKPGTLDGWLHRITTNLFLDQARRKSRIRFDALAEDAESRLPGREPGPEQSFEFNNLDIDVQAALEELPPDFRAAVVLCDLEGLSYDEVAEALGVKLGTVRSRIHRGRTMLREKLAHRDPRTRQSLKPRLKMPRIAGIL, from the coding sequence ATGTCAGCATCAGTTGTGGCACCTGTCCCGGCAATTGAAGATCCAGGCACCCAGCCGGAAGCCGAGTGGGTCAGGCCAACGTGGGAGGAAGTGGTCACCAACCACTCCGCGAAGGTCTACCGCCTTGCGTACCGTCTGACCGGTAACAAGTACGACGCCGAGGACCTCACCCAGGAGGTGTTCGTCCGCGTGTTCCGGTCGCTGGAGAACTTCAAGCCCGGAACGCTCGATGGCTGGCTCCACCGGATCACCACCAACCTCTTCCTGGACCAGGCCCGGCGCAAGAGCCGCATCCGTTTCGATGCGCTTGCCGAGGACGCCGAATCACGGCTGCCCGGCCGTGAGCCCGGTCCGGAACAGAGCTTTGAATTCAACAACCTGGACATTGATGTGCAGGCTGCCCTGGAGGAACTACCGCCGGACTTCCGCGCCGCCGTCGTCCTGTGCGACCTTGAAGGCCTGTCCTACGACGAGGTGGCCGAGGCGCTGGGCGTCAAGCTCGGAACAGTGCGGTCCAGGATCCACCGCGGCCGGACCATGCTCCGGGAGAAGCTTGCACACCGTGATCCGCGGACCAGGCAGTCCCTCAAGCCGCGGCTCAAGATGCCGCGCATCGCCGGCATTCTCTGA
- a CDS encoding O-methyltransferase, whose product MSADKSTSWSYAEDLPAEDDVLLHARERSFELGVTPVGPGVGAVLTVLAAASKAQTAVEIGTGAGVSGVCLLRGLGTQAVLTTIDVDVEHLKAAREAFQEAGSPANRTRTISGRAGDVLPRLTDSAYDLVFIDADKPGIPGYVEQAVRLLKSGGLLVINDALDKDRVANPAARDSTTVVLRQVGKVIRDDDRLASAMLPTGDGLLVAVKK is encoded by the coding sequence ATGAGCGCCGATAAGTCCACGAGCTGGTCCTATGCAGAAGACCTGCCTGCCGAGGATGACGTCCTGTTGCATGCTCGCGAACGCTCCTTTGAACTGGGAGTCACACCGGTCGGTCCGGGTGTCGGCGCGGTCCTGACGGTCCTGGCGGCGGCTTCCAAGGCCCAGACGGCTGTGGAAATCGGAACGGGCGCCGGCGTGTCCGGCGTATGCCTGCTCCGCGGACTCGGCACGCAGGCAGTCCTCACCACCATCGACGTTGACGTCGAACACCTCAAGGCCGCGCGGGAGGCGTTCCAGGAGGCGGGAAGCCCCGCCAACCGGACGCGCACGATTTCGGGCCGGGCCGGCGACGTCCTGCCGCGCCTGACCGACAGCGCCTACGACCTGGTGTTCATCGACGCGGACAAGCCGGGAATCCCGGGATACGTCGAGCAGGCCGTCCGGCTGCTCAAGTCCGGCGGCCTCCTGGTCATCAACGACGCCCTCGACAAGGACCGGGTGGCCAATCCGGCGGCCCGGGACTCCACCACCGTGGTTCTTCGGCAGGTGGGCAAGGTAATCCGCGACGACGACCGGCTGGCTTCGGCGATGCTGCCCACCGGCGACGGGCTGCTGGTAGCTGTCAAGAAATAA
- a CDS encoding DUF3117 domain-containing protein produces the protein MAAMKPRTGDGPMEVTKEGRSLIMRVPLEGGGRLVVELNAAEAANLKECLVVVTE, from the coding sequence ATGGCGGCTATGAAACCACGCACCGGCGACGGCCCTATGGAAGTAACCAAAGAGGGCCGCAGCTTGATCATGCGTGTGCCGCTCGAAGGCGGGGGGCGGCTTGTGGTCGAACTTAACGCAGCAGAGGCGGCAAACCTTAAGGAATGCCTCGTGGTCGTTACCGAATAG
- a CDS encoding DivIVA domain-containing protein, with translation MDPVSFFLIFLAIAVIGAALFVGADFTSGLFRNRRPTGAALLDGFDEPVASLPPVLLPADAAPADVDRVRFALGLRGYRMDQVDQVLDELRDQLAARDREIAHLKTELAELAEPARPGETGA, from the coding sequence ATGGATCCTGTGAGTTTCTTCCTGATATTCCTCGCCATCGCGGTGATCGGTGCCGCACTGTTCGTCGGAGCCGATTTCACGTCTGGTCTTTTCCGGAACCGGCGGCCCACGGGCGCCGCATTGTTGGACGGATTCGACGAGCCGGTGGCCTCCCTGCCGCCCGTGCTTCTTCCCGCTGATGCAGCACCCGCCGACGTCGACCGCGTCCGGTTTGCCCTCGGCCTCCGCGGCTACCGCATGGACCAGGTGGACCAGGTGCTGGATGAGCTCCGGGACCAGCTCGCTGCCAGGGACCGCGAAATTGCACACCTGAAAACTGAACTGGCCGAGCTGGCTGAACCGGCGCGCCCGGGGGAGACCGGGGCTTGA
- a CDS encoding TIGR00730 family Rossman fold protein — MSTDPQPSSTPVPPIATRHKGPLELRRKQAAVEMSDQHLLDTKGPGQFVHTDPWRVLRIQSEFVEGFGALADLGPAVSVFGSARTKPGSVYYELGVEVGRKLAEAGVAVITGGGPGSMEAANKGAVQGNGVSVGLGIELPFEQGLNQWVDLGINFRYFFARKTMFVKYAQGFIVLPGGLGTLDELFEAMVLVQTRKVTSFPIVLLGTAFWGPMLDWIRGTLVEDGMISEKDLGLIQVVDEPAHAVDLVIHGAIRPAPGSGAANGRPNGNQRPE, encoded by the coding sequence ATGAGTACCGATCCGCAGCCTTCTTCAACTCCAGTACCTCCCATTGCCACGCGCCACAAAGGCCCGCTGGAGCTGAGGCGCAAACAGGCGGCGGTGGAGATGTCTGACCAGCATCTGCTGGACACGAAGGGACCGGGCCAGTTTGTCCACACTGACCCGTGGCGGGTGCTCCGGATTCAAAGCGAGTTCGTGGAAGGCTTCGGTGCACTGGCGGACCTTGGGCCGGCCGTCAGCGTGTTCGGTTCCGCGCGGACCAAGCCCGGCTCCGTCTACTACGAACTGGGTGTCGAGGTTGGCCGGAAACTTGCCGAGGCCGGGGTGGCCGTCATTACGGGCGGCGGGCCGGGCTCCATGGAGGCCGCCAACAAAGGCGCTGTGCAGGGCAACGGTGTATCTGTGGGGCTCGGCATCGAGCTTCCCTTCGAACAGGGGCTCAACCAGTGGGTGGACCTCGGCATCAACTTCCGGTACTTCTTCGCGCGGAAGACCATGTTCGTGAAATACGCACAGGGATTCATTGTCCTCCCCGGCGGGCTGGGCACCCTGGATGAACTCTTCGAGGCCATGGTGCTGGTACAGACCCGAAAGGTCACGTCCTTCCCGATCGTGCTGCTGGGTACCGCCTTCTGGGGACCCATGCTCGACTGGATCAGGGGCACCCTGGTGGAAGACGGCATGATCTCCGAGAAGGACCTTGGGCTGATCCAGGTCGTTGATGAGCCTGCGCATGCCGTTGACCTCGTCATTCACGGTGCCATCCGGCCGGCGCCCGGCAGCGGTGCCGCTAACGGAAGGCCCAACGGCAACCAGCGGCCTGAATAA
- a CDS encoding amino acid ABC transporter ATP-binding protein translates to MTTQVPGDALVSLKAVNKHYGQLHVLKDINLDVRKGEVVVVIGPSGSGKSTLCRAINRLETIDDGKIAIDGKELPEEGKELAKLRADVGMVFQSFNLFAHKTILENVTLGPTKVKGVPKAQADQDAMALLERVGVGHQAPKLPAQLSGGQQQRVAIARALAMKPKVMLFDEPTSALDPEMINEVLDVMIQLAKEGMTMIVVTHEMGFARKAADRVVFMADGQIVEDATPEEFFTNPQSNRAKDFLSKLLTH, encoded by the coding sequence ATGACTACTCAAGTGCCCGGCGACGCGCTCGTCTCCCTGAAGGCCGTGAATAAGCACTACGGCCAGCTGCACGTACTCAAGGACATCAACCTGGACGTCCGCAAGGGCGAAGTTGTGGTGGTCATCGGACCGTCAGGTTCCGGTAAGTCCACTCTCTGCCGTGCCATCAACCGCCTCGAGACCATCGACGACGGGAAGATCGCTATCGACGGGAAGGAACTGCCGGAGGAAGGCAAGGAACTCGCGAAGCTCCGCGCAGACGTCGGAATGGTCTTCCAGTCCTTCAATCTTTTCGCGCACAAGACGATCCTGGAAAACGTCACGCTTGGGCCGACCAAGGTCAAGGGCGTGCCCAAGGCCCAGGCCGACCAGGACGCCATGGCGCTGCTGGAACGCGTCGGCGTCGGACACCAGGCGCCCAAGCTCCCGGCACAGCTCTCCGGCGGCCAGCAGCAGCGCGTGGCGATTGCCCGGGCACTGGCCATGAAGCCGAAGGTCATGCTCTTTGATGAGCCGACGTCGGCCCTGGACCCGGAAATGATCAATGAGGTCCTCGACGTCATGATCCAGCTGGCGAAGGAGGGCATGACGATGATCGTCGTAACCCACGAAATGGGGTTTGCCCGCAAGGCCGCAGACCGCGTGGTGTTCATGGCTGACGGGCAGATCGTCGAGGACGCGACGCCCGAGGAGTTCTTCACGAACCCCCAAAGCAACCGCGCCAAGGACTTCCTCTCCAAACTCCTCACCCACTAA
- a CDS encoding glutamate ABC transporter substrate-binding protein yields MKAFMTRRKSFVVAASAALALTLSACGGGGGSSTSNPTVAEKPTFAAGSTMAKLASAGTIKIGTKYDQPLFGQVGLDGKPIGFDVEMGKLIAAKLGIAADKIEWSETVSANREPFIEQGKVDLVIATYTINDKRKQVVSFAGPYYEAGQALMVNKDNDSIKKPEDVAGKKVCSVTGSTPAATIVDKYKAELVPAATYSACLEPLRNKQVEAITTDNVILAGFVDKEPDAFKLASDETFTKEPYGIGLKKDDTVFRNWINDQLEEFGKDGSYKKAWEATAGSVIKSAPELPAINRY; encoded by the coding sequence ATGAAGGCATTTATGACCCGACGGAAGTCTTTTGTGGTTGCCGCATCAGCAGCCCTCGCACTCACTCTGAGCGCCTGCGGCGGCGGCGGGGGTTCATCCACCAGCAACCCCACTGTCGCGGAAAAGCCCACCTTCGCGGCCGGCAGCACCATGGCGAAGCTCGCCTCCGCCGGAACCATCAAGATCGGTACAAAGTACGACCAGCCGCTGTTCGGCCAGGTGGGGCTGGACGGCAAGCCCATCGGCTTTGACGTCGAGATGGGCAAGCTGATTGCCGCCAAGCTGGGCATCGCAGCAGACAAGATTGAATGGTCGGAGACCGTCTCGGCCAACCGCGAACCGTTTATTGAACAGGGCAAGGTGGACCTGGTAATCGCCACATACACCATCAACGACAAGCGCAAGCAGGTCGTCAGCTTCGCTGGCCCATACTACGAGGCCGGCCAGGCGCTCATGGTCAACAAGGACAACGACTCCATCAAAAAGCCGGAGGACGTCGCCGGCAAGAAGGTCTGCTCCGTAACCGGCTCCACCCCCGCAGCCACCATCGTGGACAAATACAAGGCCGAGCTGGTGCCTGCCGCCACTTACTCCGCGTGCCTTGAGCCGCTCCGGAACAAGCAGGTGGAAGCTATCACCACGGACAATGTCATTCTGGCCGGATTTGTGGACAAGGAGCCCGATGCCTTCAAGCTGGCCTCGGACGAAACCTTCACCAAGGAGCCTTACGGCATTGGTCTGAAGAAGGATGACACCGTTTTCCGCAACTGGATCAACGACCAGCTGGAGGAGTTTGGCAAGGACGGGTCCTACAAGAAGGCCTGGGAAGCAACCGCCGGCTCCGTCATTAAGTCTGCCCCGGAACTCCCGGCCATCAACCGCTACTAG